From Priestia filamentosa, a single genomic window includes:
- a CDS encoding subtype B tannase, with the protein MCGFLSAPLMNVSAANSDTNTTTKYSLKFNSNNYTEETATVDGKTITYRAYEKIVYVKNPVDTKYEIMNIYVPEEYYDGTSIGSYNADTAPIFFPNTVGGYMPAEPGSPGLDERSGEPNAALVALSKGYVVAESGARGRTTQNESGEYTGKAPAAIVDLKAAVRYLRYNDKIMPGDAEKIISNGTSAGGALSALLGATGNSKDYDSYLKKLGAANERDDIFAVSSYAAITDLDHADIAYEWLFNGINDYKKLVISSDTDYHIQREMVEGTLTDDQIQVSNELSALFPNYVNSLKLTDSNGTPLTLNKNGNGTFKEYVKSFVMNSAQKALDSGTDLSSLTWITIKDGKVTNLDFDQYIQYVGRMKTPSAFDGLDLTNAENELFGTSTTKAQHFTQYGLENSTVSSTLADASLIKMMNPLYYIGAKGTTTSSYWRIRQGTVDNDTSLAVPTLLSAKLENNGFNVDFSMPWDQSHGGDYDLDELFEWTDDIVASSKASTSSNVKKIANTSNNEKGSNVNKNTKSS; encoded by the coding sequence GTGTGTGGGTTTCTAAGCGCGCCATTGATGAATGTTTCTGCTGCTAATTCAGATACTAATACAACTACAAAGTACAGTTTAAAATTTAACTCGAATAACTACACAGAAGAGACGGCAACAGTAGACGGAAAAACGATTACTTATCGTGCTTACGAAAAAATCGTTTATGTTAAGAATCCTGTTGACACGAAGTATGAAATTATGAATATTTATGTGCCTGAAGAGTATTATGATGGAACATCCATTGGTAGCTACAATGCAGATACCGCGCCTATCTTCTTTCCAAATACAGTTGGGGGTTATATGCCTGCAGAGCCGGGAAGTCCTGGTCTAGATGAACGAAGTGGGGAACCAAATGCGGCACTTGTGGCACTATCAAAAGGATACGTGGTAGCAGAGTCTGGTGCACGCGGTCGAACAACGCAAAATGAAAGTGGAGAATATACGGGTAAAGCTCCTGCGGCTATTGTGGACTTAAAAGCTGCGGTTCGTTATTTACGTTATAACGATAAAATTATGCCTGGTGATGCTGAGAAAATTATTTCAAATGGGACAAGCGCAGGTGGTGCACTCTCTGCTTTGCTTGGTGCTACTGGTAATAGTAAGGATTACGACTCTTATTTAAAGAAACTTGGAGCAGCAAATGAGCGTGACGATATCTTTGCCGTATCTTCCTACGCTGCAATCACAGATTTAGATCATGCTGATATTGCCTATGAGTGGCTATTTAATGGTATTAATGATTATAAGAAGCTTGTCATTTCTAGCGATACCGACTATCACATTCAAAGAGAAATGGTGGAAGGAACGTTGACCGACGATCAAATCCAAGTCTCAAACGAACTAAGTGCTCTATTCCCTAACTATGTAAATAGTCTAAAGCTTACCGATTCTAATGGAACACCATTAACATTAAATAAGAATGGTAACGGTACGTTTAAAGAGTATGTTAAATCCTTTGTTATGAATTCCGCGCAAAAAGCACTAGACAGCGGGACCGATTTATCTTCTCTTACATGGATTACAATTAAAGATGGAAAAGTGACTAACCTTGATTTTGATCAATACATCCAATACGTCGGCAGAATGAAGACTCCGTCTGCGTTTGATGGCTTGGATTTAACCAATGCTGAGAACGAGCTGTTTGGTACGTCAACTACGAAGGCTCAGCACTTTACTCAGTATGGTTTAGAGAATAGCACAGTGAGCAGTACACTTGCGGACGCCTCCCTAATAAAAATGATGAACCCGCTGTACTATATCGGAGCAAAGGGAACTACTACTTCTTCGTATTGGCGTATTCGTCAGGGCACAGTAGATAATGATACCTCTCTCGCCGTTCCAACTCTTTTATCAGCAAAATTGGAAAACAACGGGTTCAATGTTGATTTCTCTATGCCTTGGGACCAATCGCACGGCGGGGATTATGACTTAGATGAGCTGTTTGAGTGGACGGATGATATCGTTGCATCATCAAAAGCTTCTACATCTTCTAATGTTAAAAAGATAGCTAACACATCCAACAATGAAAAGGGTAGCAATGTAAATAAGAACACAAAAAGTTCTTGA